ACTCAAAGGGTCACTCTATAGTGGAGCTTTTCAAAAGGCTTGACCACGAATACTGTGCAAAGAAGTGTCCTTATGCAGTCTTCAGAGAGTGCTACAGTGTAAAACCCACCGAATTTAAGCCCGTAGTTGCTCTTTAGTGTAAAGCCCTTTTTCAAGTATGTAGCTCTCTACACTTTCTGGAACAAGCCACTTTATGCTTTTACCTACCTTTACCCTGTTTCTTATCTCCGTTGAGGATACATCTATGTTTCTAGTTTTTAAGATGTAAAAGTCCCTTTCCTCTTTAAGCTCTGGGAAGTTTGCCCTTAGGTAGTTTCTGACATCTTCTGCCCTTTTGTTTCTGTCCGCTATTATAAACACAGCCAGCCTAATGAGCTTTTGCGGCTGTTTCCACATGTGAAGAGATAGTATGCTATCAGCGCCCACCAGAAAGGTAGGTCTTTCTCCAAAATTAATAAAGAGTTCTTGCGCAGTATCAACAGTATAGGATATTCCACCCCTTTTTATTTCCATATGGCTTACCTCAAAGCCTTTCACCCCTTCTGTAGCTATAGAGAGCATTTCAAACCTCTCTTGAGGTGTTGCCTGATGGGGTTCCTTAAGAGGTGCTTGAAAGGCAGGTACAAAAATGATCTTGTCTGGTTTTAGCTCTTCTAACACATCCCTTGCCACCACAAGATGCCCTATGTGTACGGGATCAAAGCTACCACCAAAGAATATTTTACGCATGGAATATGGGAATTTCGTATTTTGGGTTGGCAAGAGCTCTTAGCATACCCATCTTCATAGCCTTAATGACCTCCCTTGAGAGCTTTCTCTCTTTGAACCTCATAAAGTGATGGAAAAGGACGCCCGAAGCTTCAAGCCCCAAACCCCTGTCTTTGATTACCCTTTTCAAAAACTCCAGAGCTTCCTCCTTTTTTAAAAACACATTTTTTGTGTTTGGTTCAAACTTTTTGGGAATGCCTACAAATTGGTATCCACAAACCACATCCTCTTTGAGAAAGACCTTTATGAGGTAATTTTCGTACTCCGCTGTGAAGGCATCTTCTGCATCTTCAAAGGTTCCTCCGCTACCTGCAGTTACCCATCTGGTCTTTACAGCATTGTAATCCACCAAACCCGGGTTTTCTACTCTTAGTCCCGCCATGTTATAACCTGCTATAGCCCCCCCCTGCTGAGCTGCAGGGAAGAGAGCTATCCACCTGCAGTTGCCCCACGCATCTCTTCCCGAACATATGTCTCCCGCTGCATACACATCTGGGTCAGAAGTTTGCTGATACTCGTTTACCAGCACGCCACCAATCAACCTTCCCCTGCTTTCGTCTATGTGAAGCTTTATGTCTGTGTCCTGCACCAAATGCGTCCTTGGTCTTACGCCAGTTGAGAGTATCACCATATCTACCTGTATAAACTTACTTTTGTCCGAATCTATATGCTTTACTTCCACAGCTTCCACCCAGTTGTCCTCTCCGTGAATGGCTATAACTTGGTGATTCAGGTAAAACTTAACTCCCTCCTCCTCAAGAACCCTCATGTATCTATCTGCCATAAACTTATCCAACATGCGAGGAAGAACCCTATCAAAGAACTCTATCACATGCACCTCCATACCCATGTGCCTAAGAGTTTCTGCATCTTCCACGCCTATAGGTCCGGCACCCACAATGGCAACCCTCTTTACCCTTCCCGATACAACCCAATCTCTTATCCTCTTGGCATCGTCCAAATTTTTTGCTGTGGTAACGCCCTCTAAGGTAGCTCCAGGTATGGGTGGCACAAAACTGTAAGCTCCGGCAGCCAAAAGACATTTATCATAGCGCACCTCTTCACCACCCTTTACTATCACCACCTTTCTCTTGTTATCAATACCAACCACCTCTTTCTTAGGTCTAAAGTCCACATTATACCTTTCGTAAAAGGCATATCCTCCCTTGTAAAAAAGCGCCTCTGGAGATATGTCCCCCCTTATGACATTCTCCATACAGTTAGGTGCATAAGTTGGGTACTCCTCATCAGAAAGCATAATAATTTCCGAATCCTTGTCAATGCTTCTAAAGGCTTCCACAGCGCTTGCGGCCGCAGGTCCATTTCCTACTATAACCACTCTCATGGAATGTTTATTATATAATACGCCGTGTGAGAAACTAAGCATGATAAAGCACCTCCTCATAGCTCCCTCTGAAAAAGCTATAGCCAATAACATAACCATAAAGCAAAGCAGGTAGTGTTATGCCCTTCCTCCAGCCACTCACGCTTATGAGCCTTAAGGCTTTCACCTCATGATAACTCCCAGGATGAAACCAAAGGTCATAAACTCTGCCCTCTGTATCGCACACCACCATAACCAGCACTCCATAGTAAAGCTCCTCAGACTCTACCTTCTTATCTTCTTGTCAAGTAGCAACTTTACCAGAAGCAAGAGTGATGAGTTTAGGTTTTCTGCCTGCTGTGGATTAAGGGCTTTTTACTCAGAAACTACAGGCTCTTTGAATTTCTCACCCAACGTATGTTTATATTCTTAAATAGATATACCTTATGGTATCATAAGCAAAATTTATAGCCAAGTTTAGTATCTTGAATTAACATAATTCAGGCATGAGGAAGTTGCTGCTTGTAATAGTGCTTTCCCTTGGTTTTGGATGGGGTGGAGAATGGTGGAGCGATCCTGTTGGTGGACTTGAGGAGGCAAAAAAGGATAGCAAACCAGTAATGTTTTATTTTCATTCGGAACACTGTCCCTACTGCTTGCAGATGGAGACCTTTGTTTTTAGTGATGAGAAGGTGTCTAAGTATATGGATAAGTTTGTGGTTATATCCTTAGATATCTACACCCCAACGGGTAGAGCTTGGGCAAGGCGCTTTAATGTATTTGGCACGCCCACTTTTGTTTTTTATGATCCAAAGAAGGATGCTGTTATAAGTATATCCTTTGGCAGTAAAAGTAAGGAGGATTTTATCAACCTGCTAATGAAAACTTGTGAAAAAGCAAACACAAAAAAGTGTTAACAGTCAAGGGAGAGAAAGTAAGGGCTTGTCAGTAATGATGTATTATATTGGTAAGATTTTTTTAAGGAGGTATAAAGATGGACAGAAGGAGGTTTTTACAGCTCTCCACGGTAAGTATTCTCAGCTTAACCTTCGCACCCGGACTGCTAAAGCAGTCCTTTGGAGCGTCCAAGCTGGATGAAGAGCTTCAGAAGAGGCTCGGTGTTTCTCTATCCCAGATTAAGGAGTCTCCGGAGGTTAAGCTTCAGGCACCCACCATTGCAGAATCCGGTGCCAATGTGCCAGTCAGCGTAGAGTCCGACATACCTGTGGATAAGGTGGACAGTGTGTGGATATTTGTGGACAACAACCCCGTTCCCTGGATAACTGACATTAAACTCAGTCCTATGAACGGAAGAGTTTACTTTGCCACTAGAATAAAGATGGGTCAGACTTCCAATGTGAGGGCAATACTCAAAATGAAGGACGGCTCTTATCTTATGGCTACCAAAGAGGTCAAAGTCACAGTTGGCGGTTGTGGATAATAATTTGGTAAAAACTTAAAGGAGGTTAAGCATGGCTGTAGGAGCTGGAATACTTAGAGTTCCAAAGGAAGCCAAGAAGGGGGAAATAGTCAAAGTGCAGATGGTGATCACTCACCCTATGGAACCCGGCACTAGAAAGGACCCACAGACGGGTCAGATCATCCCTGCCTACCACCTTACCAAGCTGGAGGTTCTGTTTAATGACAAAACAGTTTCAGTAGTTGATATGGGTGGGGGTGTGAGCGCCAATCCTTTCATAGGACTCACTTTAAAGGTTGATGAGAGCGGTATAGTAAAGATCGCTTACGAAGACAACAAAGGTGGAAAATGGGAAAAGACTGCAGAGATAAGAGTTGTTTGATATGGGACCAAAACCATGGGGAAGTGGGTAACAATTATTTTTGTGTTATTTCTTTATGCCATAGCCCAGCAGGAGAATCCGGCGGAGGAGGTAAAGAAGCAAAAAGAGCTCCTGCTCAAAGAGATGGGCATACTTCCCGGAGATGTTTATGCGGAGCAGGGCAGAGACATGTTTAACAAACCTATGGGAAATGCAGGCAAGTCGTGCTCTTCCTGCCATGGTCAGGACGGCAGGTATCTGAGGGGAGCTTACGCGCACATGCCCAGGTATTACAAAGACATGGATGCCGTGGCAGACCTGGATACTAGAATCAAGTACTGCATGGAAAAGTACATGGGTGTGGGTAATGTAAAGCACGACCTTAACTTTAAGAGTATAGCCACCTACGTGGCTACCCTTTCCAACGGCATGAAAATGGATGTAAAGCTCACTCATCCAAAAGAGAGGGAGATGTACGAAAAGGGCAGAGAGCTATGGTATGCAAGAGTGGGTAAGATGGACTTTTCCTGCGCCATATGCCATGACAGTGAAGCAGGTAAAAGGGTTTTCTTGCAAACCGTTGTTGCTGTTAAAGAAGACAAGGTAGCCACCCACTGGCCTGCCTACAGGTTCTCCAACGACCAGCTCTGGACTATGGAAGACAGAATCAGAGGATGTTTTGGTGACATGAGGGTAGCTCCGCCGGAGCACTTCCATTGGGCTGTTGTAGCTTTGAATTTGTATCTATCTTACAAGGCAAAGGGGGGTGTAGTAAGGGTTCCCGGATTTATCTACTAACTGAATCAGGAGGGTAAAGGCATGAGAAAGCTTTGGTTCTTGCCCATTTTGCTGGGAGCGGTGGGAGGCGTGAGTCTCTATGCCATAGCCCAGCAGGAGAATCCGGCGGAGGAGGTAAAGAAGCAAAAAGAGCTCCTGCTCAAAGAGATGGGCATACTTCCCGGAGATGTTTATGCGGAGCAGGGCAGAGACATGTTTAACAAACCTATGGGAAATGCAGGCAAGTCGTGCTCTTCCTGCCACGGTCAGGACGGCAGGTATCTGAGGGGAGCTTACGCGCACATGCCCAGGTATTACAAAGACATGGATGCCGTGGCAGACCTGGATACTAGAATCAAGTACTGCATGGAAAAGTACATGGGTGTGGGTAATGTAAAGCACGACCTTAACTTTAAGAGTATAGCCACCTACGTGGCTACCCTTTCCAACGGCATGAAAATGGATGTAAAGCTCACTCATCCAAAAGAGAGGGAGATGTACGAAAAGGGCAGAGAGCTATGGTATGCAAGAGTGGGTAAGATGGACTTTTCCTGCGCCATATGCCATGATACCTTTGGAGGACAGAGGATAAGACTCCAAACCCTTGCAAAGGTGAAAGAAGACAAGGTAGCCACCCACTGGCCTGCCTACAGGTTCTCCAACGACCAGCTCTGGACTATGGAAGACAGAATCAGAGGATGCTACAACCAGATAAGAGTGACCCCTCCACCCCACTTTAGCTGGCCACAGATCGCCCTTAGCCTTTATATGGCTTATGAGTCCAAAGGTGGCACCATAGAAACGCCGGGATTTGTCAGATGAGGAGGGTAGAGACATGAAGAGGTATCTTGTCCTTTTGGGAAGTTTGGCTCTCTTTGCCTGCGCACCCACACAGCAGGAAAAGCCAAAACCTACACAAGCACCTAAACCTCCAGCTCAAGCCAAAGCGGAGAGGAAACACACCTTTGAGGAAGACATAAAACAGGATGAAGCGCAGAAGCTATGTTCAAACCCTCAAGGAACAGTCTCTGCTGATATGGTTTCCAAGTTTTTTGAAGAGCAGAAGAAGCTCATCAAATACCCTGCCAACGGGAAACTGGTGGGGGACTGGAAAAAGGGAGAGCAGCTTTTTGCCAACACCAGGAAGGGCAACTGCTATGCCTGTCATTGCGCGGACCCCAAAGAGCTTGCCTGTGGCAACATAGGACCTATCCTCAGACACTACGGCAAGACCCACAACGATGTCAAATACACCTACGAAAAGATATACAACTCCTGGGCTTTTGTACCCTGTAGCATAATGTACAGAGCAGGGGTTCATGGCATACTGACCCCTGAGGAGATAGCGGACATAGTAGCATACCTCCACAGTCCAGAGTCTCCTGTGAATAGGTAATATGGAGGTGTAAAATGCAACTTACCAGAAGGGACTTTCTTGAGCTGGCTATAGTGACAGGAGCTTACCTGAGTATGGACCCTGTTTCCGCTCTGGCAAAGCTAAGAGCAGAAGACCTCATGTCTTTTAAAAGCCTTGGAAATGTTACCCTGGTGTTCACCACAGACATGCACGCGCATTTAAAACCCCTTTACTTTTCAGAGCCTGTAAACCTAGTCCCACCCAAAGGACTTGAGGGGCTTCCCGGATATGTGGCGGGCAGAGACTTTCTGAGAATGTACAAAATAGCTCCCAACACCCTTGAGGCTTACTTTGACAGCTGTGTAAACTTCCCCGAGCTTGCCAGAAAGTTTGGCAAGATGGGAGGTGGCGAGCACATCACCTGGATAATAAAGTCCATCGTAAACGAGCGTGGCAGGGACAAAGTGCTTGTCCTTGATGGAGGAGACACTTGGGTCACCACAGCCATAGGTCTCTTTACCGACGGCAAGGCTGTGGTGGACTGGATGAACTACACAGGCTACGACCTTATGGTGGGACACTGGGACTTTACCCTCGGAAAGGAGAAGTTCCTGCAAAGGCTCAAAGAGCTCAAGGCTGAGTTCATATCCCAGAATGTGGTGGATGCGGACTTTGGAGACCTGATTTTCAAACCTTACTCCATTAGAGAGGTAGGAGGGGTAAAGCTCGGCATAATAGGAAACTCCTTCCCCTTCACACCCATAGCAAACCCCAGAGAGTTTGTGGAAGGCTGGAGCTTTGGCGTAAGGGAAGAGCAGATGCAAAAGTTTGTGAATGAGCTAAGAGAAAAGCACAAAGTGGACGCGGTGATACTCCTCTCCCACGATGGGCTACCTCTTGATATAGCCTTAGCTAAGAAGGTAAGGGGTATAGACATCATCATCTCAGGACACACCCACGATGTAACGCCAAGACCGTACTTTGTGGGCAACACCATGATAGTGATAGCTGGATCCCACGGCAAGTATGTGGGTAGGCTGGACCTGGACATAAGGAACGGGAAGATAAGGAATTACAGGTTTAAGCTCATACCAGTAGCCAGCAACCTTCTGCCCGCGGACAAGGGTGCAAAAGAGCTTATAGAGAAGTGGTATAAACCATACGAGAAAAAGCTCTCGGAGGAGATAGGTGTGGCGGAAGTGCTCCTCTACAAGAGAGACACCTTCTTCAGCACCTTTGACAGGCTTGTAGGCATGGCAATAGCGGACTACTTCCATGGAGTTGACATAGTCACATCCCCCGGCTACAGATGGGGTACTACTGTGCTGCCAGGGCAGAAAATCACGGTGGATGATGTATACGACTTTACAGCAATAACTTATCCTAATGTTTACCTGATGAAAAGAACGGGAGAGCAGTTAAAAGCGGTTTGGGAGGATGTGGCAGACAATGTGTTTAACCCAGACCCCTTCTACCAGCAGGGCGGAGACATGTCAAGGCTTTATAATGTTGAGTACGAAATAGAGATAGGTGCCAAGCAGGGACAGAGAATAAAGAGAGCTTGGATAAAAGGTAAAGAGCTGGACCCCAAGAAGGAGTATACAGTGGCAGTTTACGGAGGACCAACACCACCACCAGAGACGCTCCTGCCCGATGTCAAACCCATCCCTGTCTATGACATAGTCATTGATTACATAAGGAAGAAAAGGCACATATATGTTGACCCCACACCTAATGTGAAGGTGCTTGATGCCAAGTATGTGTCTCCGCTGGAAGGCTTTGGAAAAGGCATGATAAGGAGGAAGGCATGAAGATCCTTCCCATTCTTCTTTTCCTTTTGACGCTTTCCTTTGCCGGTGACATTACCAGCCTGATGTTTCAGACCTACAGGGTAGAGGGTAAAGACTTTCAAAGCGTTGTGGAAGAGCTAAAAGAGAAGCTAAACCAAAGTGATCTTAAGGTTTTGCGCACTCTTACCATATCGGAAGCTATAAAAGCCCGAGGAGTGAAGGACTTTCCCAACTACACGGTTCTTCTGGCGTGCGACAGGAAAGAAAAGGAGGACCTGCTCATAAAAGTGCCCTTCATGAGCAACCTTATCCCATGCTCCGTTGCAGTTTATGAAAACAAAGATGGTAGTGTGTCCATCACTGCAATAAACGAAAAGCCTTATCTTGAGGCTTTTTCCAAAGAACTATCAAAGGATGATAGAAGACTTATAAGCAAAACCTACATGGAGCTCAGAAGGGTCCTTTCAAGTGTAGGTAAATACAAAAAGGCTCACATAAGTAAGGCGCAGATAAGAAAGATAATGTCTCAACTCAAAGGCGTCTTCTTTGAAACTTCAGATACTATAAAGGGTATGAGCTTTGAAGATGCAAAAACTCTTCTCAAGACAGCTCTTGACGGAGTAAACATGAACATACTGGGTGTTGAAGACATAAGAAAAGAGACTCCTAAGTACTCTTTCATGCTTGCATGCAACCTCACTTACGGAGAGAAAATCTTAAGAGAGTTTCCCCACTTTGGAACCTTAGCACCTTGCAGGGTCTACCTGTATGAGAAACCCGACGGTAGCGTGGGTGTAGGCTACATAAACATTCAAACACTTATAAAACTTTACGGAAAGCATCTTCACAGAGATGCGGTGGAAGTCTTTGAAAAGGCAGATAGAGACATAAAGTCCGCCATAAAGGAAGTCAAGGGAGAGTAGGGATGGCTCTCTTACTGAGCCTGATACTTATCTTTTCCTTTAGCTTTTCGCAGGTCAGTGTTAGACAAACCTTGAAAGAAATACAGCCGGGTATTTATGGTGTTTTTGGCACATACGAGCAGGTGAGTAAGAAGAACAGGGGTTTTATCTCCAACGCCTACTTTGTGGTTACAAAAGACGGTGTGATAGTTTTTGACGCTCTTAGCACCTACAGGCTGGGTAGGGAGCTTATTGAAAGTATAAGGAGCATAACCAAAAAACCAATAAAGTACCTTGTAGTGTCTCACTACCATACGGACCACTTTTATGGAGCCAAAGCTCTCAAAGATGCTGGAGCTATCTTAGTTGCTCATCCCTGGTCTTACGAGTATCTATCCGGTGAAGAGAGCCAGAGGATGTTTATGGCGAGGAAAGAGCTCCTTGGCAGAGAGCTTGAAGGCACAAAACTTTTGCCACCTGACATAACAACCTCTTCATCTTTGACCATACATCTGGGGAGTGAAAAGTTTGAGGTTCACCACTGGTGCAGGGCACACACCAACGGAGATATAGTTATGTACATGCCATCAAAGAGGGTACTCTTTGCGGGCGACCTGGTATTTGGAGGAAGAGTGCCTTTTCTTGGCTCTGGCAACTCAAAAACATGGCTGGAGTGTCTTGACAGGATTATACAGATAAAGCCACAGATTCTTCTTCCCGGTCATGGTCCCTATCTGAGAGGAGAGAAAGAGATAGAAAAACAGGTTATGTGGACAAGACAGTACATACAGGACATAAGAAGCGTTGTGAAGAAGCTTTACGAAGAGGGGCTTAGCGTGGAGGAGGTCAGAAACAGAGCCAACGAGGAGATGCTTAGGATAAACCCCGAGTATGCACAGGTGGGAGCCTTCTTTGATGTGAACCCTGTAAATGCCTACTATGTATACTTTGAGGTAGAAAGGGAGCTTTTGGAAAATTCCAGGTAATTCTCTATAATATTGGTTATGCAGGACTGCATCTTTTGTAAGATAGTTGCTAAAGAGATACCGTCAAAGGGCGTTTATGAGGATGAGCTGGTTTATGCCTTTCATGACATTAACCCTGTAGCTCCTGTCCATATACTCATCGTTCCCAAGAGGCACATACTGGGCATTCAGGAGATGGAGCAAGAGCATGAGAAAGAAGTGGGCCATATGTTCTATGTGGCAAAACTCATAGCTCAAAAGCTGGGACTTGCACCGGATGAGAACCTAAACAGAGGCTACAGGCTTGTTTTTAATGTGGGAAAAGACGCAGGACAGAGCGTCTTTCACCTTCACCTTCACCTCATAGGCGGTAGGCACATGAGCTGGCCACCTGGATGAAAAGTTTTAGAGATTTTATGGAGGAGCGCGTCAGGGAGTATTACCTTCAAAGAAAGGTAGGGGATGACTTTTTTACAGCGCCTGAGCTGGACAGATCCTTTGGAAGAGCTCTTTCGGACCACCTTTACCAATTTGTAAGGCACGCGGATAATCCCCTAATCTTAGAACTGGGGGGTGGCAACGGGAGTCTTGCCTACGATATTCTAAGCTTTTTTAGAGAAAAAGATAACAAGTTATACGGGAAACTGACTTACTATATATACGAAGAGAGTCCTACATTGGTCAGCTTGCAAAAAAATAGATTAAGAGAGTTTGAGGGGAAGGTCTTTTGGACGCAGGAGCTCATCACCGAGGCAGACATTGTCCTCTCCAATGAATTCTTTGATTGCTTGCCAGTCCATGTTATCAAAGGGAGAAAGGAGCTTTATGTGGATGATGGTAGAGCCATATGGGAAGATATAACAGATGAAAGAACACTCACCTTTTTGGATAGGATGGGGTACAGTGCTTTGGGTCAGGTGATAGAGGTGTGCCTTGACTGTATAGATTTGCTCAGGCGTCTTTCAAATATAGTGAGAGGATACCACATAGTCATAGATTACGGGTATACTTCAGAAGAGATAGCTAAGTATCCAAACGGCACGGTTGTGGGCTACAAGGCTCACAGAGTAGTTATGGATGTATTAAAGGAAGCACCACCTTTTGATATGAGTGCCATGGTGAACTTTTCCGCTCTTGTTGAGTACGGTAAGGATTTTGGGCTTTTAAGTGTGTCCTTTCAGAATATGAGAGAGTTTTTACTGTCTTCGTCTACCTTTTTGGAAGAGTTAGAAAAACTGAGTTTATCCGAAAAAGCCGAAGACATAGAGAGGCTTTCCCGCCTAAAAACTATGCTGATCAGTATGGGAGAGAGGTTTAAGGTGCTCATTCAGAAAAAGCTCTGATTAAAGGACCCTTATTTCAACTTGGTAAAGTTCTCCCTTGTTCTGTATAGGGATGGTGCCTGTCCTACCAGTAAGTACGAGAAGCCTCCCGTCTTTTGTGAATACTACCGACTGAATAGCCTCCTCCAAATTGCCTCCTACAAGCTGTTTGAGAAGTATCACATCCTTTCTCTGTTCATCAAGAAGAAAGATGTCACCTCTTGAGTATTTTACTATATCAAGAAATCTCTGAACCATCCCCGTAGTGTTTTTGACCACATATGCCACTTTAAAGTCCAGCACATCACCTACAGCACCTTTTGGATTGAAGATGTAATTTATCTTACCAGCGGAACCTACGCTCACCTCCACATAAGAGTACGAGCCGCCAAAACCTTCATCGGAGGAAAAGACCTCATTGTCACCGTCAAAAACCCTAACCCTACCTGAGCTATCGGTAAAGACAAGATAGTTTTTGTAGTAAAAGGCGCTGTCTACTCTAAAACCTCTTGGGGCTTTAAGAACACCCGCTTCTTTTATATTTTCTCCGTCAAAGGAGAGTCTGACAGCTTGGCCAAACTTGTTGTCAAAATCAAACTTCTGCCCTACAAAGGTATCCTTAGGTTTGCTTTTGTCAAGCACCCCCATAATGTAGGGTATGTCTGTTTTTAGGGGTATAAGACTGTCGCCTACCATTTTGAGTATCAGGGAGCTTGCTCTGTCGCCTGAGATCATGTTGACTATTATGTAATCTTTTTCCTCCTTTCCTATCTTACCTACACAGACATTAACGGCGGTACCGGCCGGCAGAGAGTAAGCAGACCTTTTCACTATGTCGTTTTTTAGCAGCTCATAAACCTCTAACCTCCCAGAATACAATATTACCAAATAATCTCGCCCATTTCCCATAACATCCCCTACATCCGCCGAGATGGGTATAGAAGGTAAAGCCTTTATGAGTTTGCTCCTTGCAAGAAGTTTAAGGTCTTGCAAACTTGCTCTCTGCACACCTTCTGCTGCTACTTGAGGCAAAGGATAAAAAGCCACAGCAGACCCGTTGAACTCTATACCGTAACCATCCTTAAACTCTTTTATCGTGTAGGTGCATCCGCTACCCTTCCTTACACCTTCTACAGCGGAGCTTACTTTAAAAAAACCCTCGTCGCTGCCTTCGTAACACACATCTGTGTAAGACAGTACTACCCTCTGGCCAACTTTTGGCTTTTCTCCCTTTATTAGCTTAGCTTCTGAGAAGTTATCATACACCTTCTCTACTTTGACCTCACCAACTTGCTTGATTTCCTTACCCAGGATCTTGCCAGTGATGGGATGGATTATTGGTTTGCCCTCCTCCACAACAGAAAACATCTCACCCTCTTTTACACCGCCCTTGCCCAGGTCCAGCAGAACCTTTCCATCCTCCAACTTTATTATGTATCCTTCTCTTGAAAAGAACTTCTTTATGTTTTCTGTGGGACTTTCTGCAAAGCCATAGGATACAAAAAAGAAAAGTATTATTAGGCAGACCTTTCGCATAGCTCCTCCAGTAGGGATATTATAACTTCGGTCATCTCCTGAGTGCCTACCTTCTTTGTGCCTTCCGCGTATATGTCAGGAGTTCTATAACCTCTTTCAAGGGCGAGTTCTACAGCTCTGTCTATGGCGTCGGATGCTTCTTTGAGGTTAAAAGAGTATCTTAGCATCATGCTGGCAGAGAGTATTGTAGCAATTGGGTTTGCCACACCTTTACCTGCTATGTCTGGTGCAGAACCGTGAACGGGTTCATACAGA
The DNA window shown above is from Hydrogenobacter thermophilus TK-6 and carries:
- a CDS encoding MBL fold metallo-hydrolase, with translation MALLLSLILIFSFSFSQVSVRQTLKEIQPGIYGVFGTYEQVSKKNRGFISNAYFVVTKDGVIVFDALSTYRLGRELIESIRSITKKPIKYLVVSHYHTDHFYGAKALKDAGAILVAHPWSYEYLSGEESQRMFMARKELLGRELEGTKLLPPDITTSSSLTIHLGSEKFEVHHWCRAHTNGDIVMYMPSKRVLFAGDLVFGGRVPFLGSGNSKTWLECLDRIIQIKPQILLPGHGPYLRGEKEIEKQVMWTRQYIQDIRSVVKKLYEEGLSVEEVRNRANEEMLRINPEYAQVGAFFDVNPVNAYYVYFEVERELLENSR
- a CDS encoding DUF302 domain-containing protein, with the protein product MKILPILLFLLTLSFAGDITSLMFQTYRVEGKDFQSVVEELKEKLNQSDLKVLRTLTISEAIKARGVKDFPNYTVLLACDRKEKEDLLIKVPFMSNLIPCSVAVYENKDGSVSITAINEKPYLEAFSKELSKDDRRLISKTYMELRRVLSSVGKYKKAHISKAQIRKIMSQLKGVFFETSDTIKGMSFEDAKTLLKTALDGVNMNILGVEDIRKETPKYSFMLACNLTYGEKILREFPHFGTLAPCRVYLYEKPDGSVGVGYINIQTLIKLYGKHLHRDAVEVFEKADRDIKSAIKEVKGE
- a CDS encoding histidine triad nucleotide-binding protein — encoded protein: MVMQDCIFCKIVAKEIPSKGVYEDELVYAFHDINPVAPVHILIVPKRHILGIQEMEQEHEKEVGHMFYVAKLIAQKLGLAPDENLNRGYRLVFNVGKDAGQSVFHLHLHLIGGRHMSWPPG
- a CDS encoding SAM-dependent methyltransferase yields the protein MKSFRDFMEERVREYYLQRKVGDDFFTAPELDRSFGRALSDHLYQFVRHADNPLILELGGGNGSLAYDILSFFREKDNKLYGKLTYYIYEESPTLVSLQKNRLREFEGKVFWTQELITEADIVLSNEFFDCLPVHVIKGRKELYVDDGRAIWEDITDERTLTFLDRMGYSALGQVIEVCLDCIDLLRRLSNIVRGYHIVIDYGYTSEEIAKYPNGTVVGYKAHRVVMDVLKEAPPFDMSAMVNFSALVEYGKDFGLLSVSFQNMREFLLSSSTFLEELEKLSLSEKAEDIERLSRLKTMLISMGERFKVLIQKKL